A stretch of the Propionispora vibrioides genome encodes the following:
- a CDS encoding CatB-related O-acetyltransferase, with protein MFLNQNQYYQNYDIGDWTYGTPDIFSWGEGARLKIGKFCSIADGVEIMLGGEHRSDWLTTYPFNVLFEKAQGFTGHPKSKGDVVIGNDVWIGRKVLILSGVTIGDGAVIGAHSVVTKHVSPYSIVAGNPAKFYRLRFDEQAIKDLLRIAWWHWPLEKIEEAWPLLLSGNVTDFIQTYG; from the coding sequence ATGTTTTTAAACCAAAACCAATATTACCAAAATTATGACATTGGCGACTGGACGTACGGAACTCCCGATATTTTTTCCTGGGGCGAAGGAGCCAGATTAAAAATAGGTAAATTTTGCTCTATTGCCGACGGGGTGGAAATCATGTTAGGCGGCGAACACCGCTCCGACTGGCTCACTACCTATCCATTTAATGTCCTTTTTGAAAAAGCCCAGGGGTTTACCGGCCATCCAAAATCAAAAGGCGATGTCGTCATCGGCAACGATGTCTGGATTGGCCGAAAGGTCCTCATCCTTTCGGGCGTTACTATTGGCGACGGAGCTGTCATTGGCGCCCATAGCGTTGTGACAAAACATGTCTCACCCTATTCGATTGTCGCGGGTAATCCCGCTAAATTTTACAGACTACGGTTTGATGAACAAGCAATCAAAGATCTCTTGCGAATAGCCTGGTGGCACTGGCCCCTTGAAAAAATCGAGGAAGCCTGGCCTTTATTATTGTCAGGAAACGTAACTGATTTTATACAAACCTACGGCTGA
- a CDS encoding glycosyltransferase, whose product MKTSIIIWACNQLQYLAQTIVSIRNYTEQESYELIVVDDHSTDGTAEWLSQQPDLKIITNETGRGYTDGCNQAIAKAAGETIVLLESDVIVTQHWLDNLTACLYSEPYIGAVAPVTNYGGYAQAVPVSYQSIDEMHSYAQKYNLSNPSCWEERIKLAGFCLMIKKAVIDSVGPFDEIFSSGYLADDDYSFRIRTSGHKLMLCRDTFVHHNGAPPAGPVDYRDMLSKFAAKWGFNPVYSATIRQDIVNLIENPKTQSLTVLEIGCACGATLMKIKDGYPKAKLYGIELNEKAALSAKLFAEVIAADIENTILPYPEEYFDYVILADVLEHLGNPWQALENIKAYIKPGGQILASIPNIMHFSVLRNLLQGYWTYEEAGILDKTHLRFFTLYEIDKMFQNTGYKVNACCPNFIYETAADQQFILALTGISGNNRLMEECRAYQYIVKACKPAAVLPPIRPAEGLNRNKICFVTCENDDNFYRFCLSHIRDLEIPEGYEVEILSIKDSVSMASAYNQAICKSDAKYKVYLHQDVFIINKNLIRDILQIFENPEIGMIGVAGSAQVPANGIWWEANCNYGKVFDSHKGYMGLVAFQDVEGEYQEVQCIDGLLMITQYDLPWREDLFNGWHFYDTSQSMEFIKAGYKVVIPRQQQPWCIHDCGITGLTNGYHDYRRVFVDTYLKTDV is encoded by the coding sequence ATGAAAACAAGTATTATTATTTGGGCTTGCAACCAACTGCAATATCTGGCACAAACTATCGTGAGTATTCGAAATTATACCGAGCAGGAAAGCTATGAACTCATTGTTGTGGATGATCATTCGACTGATGGAACCGCGGAATGGCTTAGTCAGCAGCCGGATTTAAAAATAATAACCAATGAAACAGGCAGGGGCTATACTGATGGGTGCAACCAGGCAATTGCCAAGGCCGCAGGGGAAACCATCGTTCTGCTGGAGAGTGATGTAATCGTAACGCAGCACTGGCTGGATAATCTTACCGCTTGCCTGTATAGTGAGCCATATATCGGCGCAGTAGCTCCTGTTACCAATTATGGGGGCTATGCGCAGGCAGTACCGGTCAGCTATCAGAGCATCGATGAAATGCATAGCTATGCACAAAAATATAACTTGTCTAACCCGAGTTGCTGGGAAGAACGGATTAAACTTGCCGGATTTTGCCTGATGATCAAAAAAGCCGTCATCGATTCGGTTGGACCCTTTGACGAAATATTCAGTTCCGGCTATCTAGCTGACGATGATTATAGCTTCCGGATCAGAACGAGCGGCCATAAGCTGATGCTGTGCCGGGATACCTTTGTGCACCATAATGGTGCGCCGCCGGCCGGGCCGGTTGACTACCGCGATATGCTAAGCAAGTTTGCTGCTAAATGGGGCTTTAATCCGGTATATTCGGCAACAATCAGACAGGATATCGTCAATCTGATTGAAAACCCTAAAACCCAGTCCCTTACCGTTTTGGAGATTGGCTGTGCTTGTGGCGCCACACTTATGAAGATTAAAGACGGCTATCCGAAGGCAAAATTATATGGAATTGAGCTCAATGAAAAGGCTGCGTTAAGTGCCAAGTTATTCGCCGAGGTGATAGCTGCTGATATTGAGAATACAATATTACCGTATCCTGAGGAATATTTTGATTATGTTATTTTGGCGGACGTGTTAGAGCATTTGGGAAACCCCTGGCAGGCATTGGAAAACATTAAAGCTTATATTAAGCCGGGCGGCCAGATACTGGCAAGTATCCCCAATATCATGCATTTTAGTGTACTGCGCAATCTGCTGCAGGGCTATTGGACGTACGAAGAGGCCGGTATCCTGGATAAAACGCATCTGCGCTTTTTCACATTATATGAGATTGACAAAATGTTTCAAAATACCGGCTATAAAGTGAATGCCTGCTGTCCTAATTTCATATATGAAACGGCAGCGGATCAGCAATTTATTTTGGCATTAACCGGTATTTCCGGCAATAACCGGCTCATGGAAGAGTGCCGGGCCTATCAGTATATCGTCAAAGCTTGTAAACCTGCCGCTGTGTTGCCCCCAATTCGTCCGGCAGAAGGTTTAAACAGGAATAAGATCTGTTTTGTTACCTGTGAGAACGATGATAATTTTTACCGATTTTGTCTTTCTCACATTAGGGATCTGGAAATTCCTGAAGGCTATGAGGTTGAGATATTGTCCATAAAAGACAGTGTTTCCATGGCCAGTGCTTATAACCAGGCGATTTGTAAGTCCGATGCCAAGTATAAGGTATACTTGCATCAGGATGTATTTATTATTAATAAAAATCTTATTCGGGATATTCTGCAGATCTTTGAAAATCCTGAAATCGGCATGATCGGGGTAGCCGGAAGTGCGCAGGTCCCGGCTAATGGAATCTGGTGGGAAGCAAATTGTAACTATGGCAAAGTATTTGACAGTCACAAAGGATATATGGGTCTGGTTGCTTTTCAGGACGTAGAGGGGGAATACCAGGAAGTTCAGTGTATCGATGGTTTGCTCATGATTACCCAGTATGACTTGCCCTGGCGGGAAGACCTTTTTAACGGCTGGCATTTTTATGATACTTCGCAAAGTATGGAATTTATCAAAGCAGGCTATAAAGTGGTCATTCCCAGACAACAGCAGCCATGGTGTATTCATGACTGTGGTATAACCGGTTTGACCAATGGATATCACGATTATCGCCGGGTATTTGTTGATACTTATTTGAAGACAGACGTTTAG
- a CDS encoding glycosyltransferase yields MISMIIVTFNKLDYTKLCIDSIRQHTAVNTYELIVVDNGSTDGTVDWLRDQPDLRVICNQENAGFPAACNQGIRAAEGNHILLLNNDTIVTPDWLSNLSACLFSAADIGAVGAVTNSCSNFQNVPCEYNCIEELMAFARQMNHSDPSLWEERERLVGYCLLVKAEVVAAVGLLDEIFSPGNFEDDDYSVRIRQAGYRMILCRDVFIHHFGSVSFKEPSIKFTMLLQTNKQKFIEKWGYDPHSRPSSQAVADPVLKKWLAYQHDVNHFRQVIQAAYRKFSCLVSQAEFSLLTGNYEKALTLVMQAADYAHHCHPGLFVSSRLETVLRKIAGNSQLRPATPLTLLQQRTAGKRQVLHILSQGYAAVGHTKVLERWMAADAGSVHSVLVTLNSDTNPPALAAATQRSGGWYVALDKMNASLCQRALLLRDLAAMWADLVVLHIHPHDPLPAVAFGTAGKVPVIFVNHADQGFTLGMSTADLVAEHWTSGQLISQNRRVFSRSCMLPLPLEELPELGDKLAAKRELGFTDSQLICLTVTQPYRTTVCGEYDFMKLLRKIHDRQPEIILLVIGMPESEEWKRLREESNQCIRCAGIPADAALYYNAADIYLDSVPLGAPEEALTAGARGIPVIGLANCIAEQFDSILAPDGVKTHVNTEEELLAGLDTLLTDEEYRFTVSRRLQNSVRHHCCHGWNAHLEALYSLLPAKHTPAELVPTETVTADKQDIIWSYFQHRSGLVHSRFG; encoded by the coding sequence ATGATCAGCATGATTATCGTAACGTTTAATAAACTGGATTATACCAAGCTTTGCATCGACAGTATCCGGCAGCACACTGCGGTGAATACTTATGAACTGATTGTCGTTGACAATGGTTCTACCGACGGTACGGTGGACTGGTTACGGGATCAGCCGGATCTGCGCGTTATTTGCAACCAGGAAAATGCGGGATTTCCGGCGGCTTGCAATCAAGGCATCCGGGCGGCGGAAGGTAATCATATTTTACTGCTAAATAATGACACGATTGTGACACCCGACTGGCTAAGTAACTTGTCGGCCTGTTTATTTAGTGCCGCCGATATTGGCGCTGTAGGGGCTGTGACCAATTCCTGCTCCAATTTCCAGAATGTTCCCTGCGAGTACAACTGCATAGAAGAATTAATGGCCTTCGCCAGGCAGATGAATCATTCCGATCCGTCGCTGTGGGAAGAACGGGAGCGACTGGTCGGCTATTGCCTGCTTGTCAAAGCGGAGGTTGTGGCGGCGGTCGGGCTGCTGGATGAAATATTCTCACCGGGAAATTTTGAGGACGACGATTATAGTGTGCGCATCCGGCAGGCAGGTTACCGGATGATTTTGTGCCGGGACGTCTTTATTCACCATTTTGGCAGTGTGTCGTTTAAAGAGCCGTCGATAAAGTTTACCATGCTGCTGCAAACCAACAAACAGAAATTTATCGAAAAGTGGGGTTATGATCCCCATAGCCGGCCTTCATCGCAGGCGGTAGCGGATCCGGTTTTAAAAAAATGGCTTGCTTATCAGCATGATGTGAACCATTTCCGGCAGGTGATCCAGGCGGCGTACCGGAAGTTTTCCTGTCTGGTCAGTCAGGCGGAGTTTTCCCTGCTGACCGGTAATTATGAAAAAGCGCTGACCCTGGTTATGCAAGCCGCCGATTACGCCCATCACTGCCATCCGGGACTGTTTGTTTCCTCCAGGCTGGAAACTGTTTTGCGAAAAATTGCCGGCAACAGTCAGTTGCGGCCGGCCACTCCTTTGACGCTGCTGCAGCAGCGAACTGCCGGCAAGCGCCAGGTGCTGCATATTCTGAGCCAGGGTTATGCCGCAGTGGGACATACGAAGGTGCTGGAGCGGTGGATGGCGGCGGATGCCGGTTCGGTGCATTCGGTGCTGGTCACTTTAAACAGTGATACCAATCCTCCCGCGCTGGCCGCAGCGACGCAGCGTTCCGGCGGCTGGTACGTGGCATTGGACAAGATGAATGCATCCCTGTGTCAGAGAGCCCTTTTGCTGCGCGACCTGGCTGCTATGTGGGCCGACCTGGTTGTCCTGCATATTCATCCTCATGATCCGCTGCCCGCTGTTGCGTTCGGTACGGCAGGCAAGGTGCCGGTAATTTTTGTCAACCATGCCGATCAGGGTTTTACACTTGGCATGAGTACTGCCGATCTGGTTGCCGAACATTGGACTTCAGGGCAGTTGATCAGCCAAAACAGGAGAGTTTTTTCCCGTTCCTGTATGCTGCCGCTCCCGTTGGAAGAGCTGCCGGAGCTCGGCGATAAGCTGGCGGCTAAAAGGGAGCTGGGGTTTACTGACAGTCAGTTGATTTGCCTGACGGTAACTCAGCCTTATCGCACGACTGTTTGCGGTGAATATGACTTTATGAAACTATTGAGGAAAATTCATGACAGGCAACCGGAAATTATTCTGCTGGTTATCGGTATGCCTGAGTCGGAAGAGTGGAAACGGCTGCGGGAAGAAAGCAATCAGTGCATCCGCTGTGCCGGTATCCCAGCTGATGCAGCCCTTTATTATAATGCCGCCGATATTTATTTGGATTCCGTACCGCTAGGTGCGCCGGAGGAAGCGCTGACGGCCGGCGCCAGAGGAATCCCGGTTATCGGGCTTGCCAACTGCATTGCGGAGCAGTTTGACAGCATTTTGGCACCGGACGGTGTTAAAACACATGTAAATACGGAGGAAGAACTTTTGGCCGGTTTAGACACTTTGCTTACTGACGAGGAATACCGTTTCACGGTAAGCCGCCGTTTGCAAAATTCCGTACGGCACCATTGCTGCCATGGCTGGAACGCTCATCTGGAAGCATTGTATTCGTTGCTTCCCGCGAAGCATACTCCGGCCGAGCTTGTTCCAACTGAAACGGTAACTGCGGATAAGCAGGATATTATTTGGTCTTATTTTCAGCACCGGTCCGGCTTGGTTCATTCCCGCTTTGGCTAA
- the hsp18 gene encoding heat shock protein Hsp18: MFNLVPFNRKNEMAPREDFFNHLFDQFFREDFFAPFMAAGNSFRVDLRENRDAYLISADLPGMKREDITIQFANDYLTISAKRQEEMTDQEENYLRRERHQGEYSRSFYIKNVRDEAIDAEFKDGVLTVTLPKREPATDNNRTITIR; encoded by the coding sequence ATGTTTAATCTGGTTCCTTTCAACCGAAAGAATGAGATGGCACCAAGGGAGGATTTTTTTAATCACCTATTTGATCAATTCTTCCGGGAAGATTTCTTTGCTCCTTTTATGGCGGCAGGCAACAGCTTCCGGGTAGACCTTCGGGAAAATCGGGATGCCTATCTTATCAGTGCCGACTTACCGGGAATGAAAAGAGAAGATATTACTATTCAGTTTGCCAACGATTACCTGACCATTTCCGCCAAACGGCAGGAAGAAATGACGGATCAGGAAGAAAATTACTTACGCCGTGAGCGGCACCAGGGAGAGTACAGCCGGAGTTTTTATATTAAAAACGTCCGGGATGAGGCCATTGATGCCGAATTTAAAGACGGTGTGCTGACCGTAACGCTGCCGAAGCGTGAGCCGGCAACGGACAACAATAGAACCATTACCATCCGCTGA
- a CDS encoding helix-turn-helix domain-containing protein — MNHFGHSLKTLRSEKKISQRKLAELVGINYTYISKIENGAQEPPSEDTIIKIARVLGEDADEMLIQANKIPSYFQKMITENKEVSSFLRKAATLSPQQWDSIHRILDESL; from the coding sequence ATGAATCATTTTGGCCACTCCTTAAAGACTTTACGTAGCGAAAAAAAGATCAGCCAACGCAAACTGGCTGAACTGGTTGGTATTAATTACACCTACATCAGTAAAATTGAAAATGGAGCACAGGAACCGCCATCGGAAGATACAATTATTAAAATTGCCCGGGTTTTAGGCGAAGACGCTGATGAAATGCTGATCCAGGCTAATAAAATCCCCAGTTATTTTCAAAAAATGATTACCGAAAACAAAGAAGTGTCTTCATTTTTGCGCAAAGCCGCCACTCTCTCGCCACAGCAATGGGACAGCATTCATCGCATATTGGATGAAAGTCTATAA
- a CDS encoding winged helix-turn-helix domain-containing protein gives MNTMIYPAELLSNQQFSHTLQDIWPTAADGDLWLSDDGTADLLQTCQLQDYQICLAKKSVHYQNTLISLAPQEYELICLLAMNRGRVFSRDQLIRHLWGSNYYGSKRTVDNLIWRIRTKLPALRLETVYGYGYRVS, from the coding sequence ATGAATACTATGATTTATCCGGCCGAGTTACTTTCCAACCAGCAATTTTCCCATACTTTGCAGGATATATGGCCAACCGCCGCCGATGGAGATCTGTGGCTGTCGGACGATGGAACGGCCGATTTGCTGCAGACCTGCCAATTGCAGGATTACCAAATCTGTCTTGCCAAAAAATCGGTTCATTACCAAAATACCCTTATTTCGCTGGCACCGCAGGAATATGAATTAATTTGTCTGCTGGCAATGAACCGGGGCAGGGTATTTTCACGGGATCAATTGATCAGACATCTTTGGGGCAGCAATTATTATGGTTCAAAACGCACCGTGGACAACCTGATCTGGCGAATCCGCACCAAATTGCCGGCTTTACGGCTTGAAACAGTATATGGCTATGGCTACAGGGTTAGCTGA
- a CDS encoding response regulator transcription factor: MGYTIYLIGKKPDLNRILTTYLQAYGWAVKTFQDYANALQHVADGPDLWITDMPPSPPETADSLVRKLKSHNNAIPVIFVFDLKVTLEKLFELNTECDDYVVKPFSPLELIMRTQKLLQRHKTEKAPDRPKSIQAGEYEIHILERQVTRQGKSITLTTKEFDLLYLLAANPRRTFSKEQLIQGIWADHYCVSDRAIYDLISRVRAKLKALKIKTIYGYGYRIQ, encoded by the coding sequence ATGGGCTATACAATTTACTTAATCGGAAAAAAACCTGATTTAAACCGCATCCTGACTACGTACTTGCAGGCCTATGGCTGGGCTGTCAAAACATTTCAGGACTATGCCAATGCCTTGCAGCATGTTGCCGACGGCCCTGATCTATGGATTACGGATATGCCACCCTCACCGCCGGAAACAGCCGACAGCCTCGTCCGGAAATTAAAATCTCATAACAACGCGATACCGGTCATTTTTGTCTTTGACCTGAAAGTAACGCTGGAAAAGCTGTTTGAACTCAATACGGAATGCGATGATTATGTGGTCAAACCCTTCTCGCCGCTGGAGCTAATTATGCGAACCCAAAAACTGCTGCAAAGACATAAAACCGAAAAAGCACCGGATCGCCCCAAAAGCATCCAGGCCGGCGAATATGAGATTCATATTCTGGAGAGACAGGTGACCCGCCAGGGAAAATCCATCACCTTAACCACCAAAGAATTTGATCTTTTATATCTGCTGGCCGCCAATCCCCGCCGGACTTTCTCCAAAGAACAATTAATCCAGGGTATCTGGGCCGACCATTATTGTGTTTCCGATCGGGCCATCTATGACTTAATCAGCCGTGTGCGGGCCAAATTAAAGGCGCTTAAAATAAAAACCATCTACGGTTACGGCTATCGAATTCAATGA
- the lpxA gene encoding acyl-ACP--UDP-N-acetylglucosamine O-acyltransferase: MFQDYASQQTQKIHPTAVVSPGAILEDQVAIGPYAVIGDHVTLGQGTIVGAHAVIDGWTVIGKDCVICSGAAIGGQPQDIKFAGEKSYVIIGDHTQIHEFATVNRATGEKQETRIGNHCLLLAYSHVAHNCSLGNHVILSNAVHLAGHVELADRVTIGGLSGVHQFVKIGRNAMIGGASKVVQDIPPFITVDGNPAQPAGLNTVGIIRAGISEETRRTLKRAYKILYLSGLRLPEAIATMENLLSPSPELTALIHFLRHTERGICRGSVQQRQKRIASSSIG; this comes from the coding sequence ATGTTTCAAGATTACGCTTCACAGCAAACGCAAAAAATCCATCCGACGGCGGTGGTTTCCCCGGGGGCCATTCTGGAAGATCAGGTCGCCATCGGCCCCTATGCCGTTATCGGCGACCATGTCACACTTGGCCAGGGCACTATCGTCGGCGCCCACGCCGTCATTGACGGTTGGACTGTCATCGGTAAAGACTGTGTCATTTGCTCAGGAGCAGCCATTGGCGGCCAACCCCAGGACATAAAGTTCGCCGGTGAAAAAAGCTATGTAATAATCGGCGATCACACCCAAATACACGAATTCGCGACAGTCAACCGGGCAACCGGCGAAAAGCAGGAAACACGCATCGGCAATCATTGCCTGCTCCTGGCTTATAGCCATGTTGCCCATAACTGCAGCCTCGGCAATCATGTCATCTTATCCAATGCCGTACATTTAGCCGGCCATGTTGAACTGGCTGACAGGGTAACCATCGGCGGCCTGTCGGGGGTGCACCAATTCGTAAAAATCGGCCGCAATGCCATGATTGGCGGAGCCTCCAAAGTAGTGCAGGACATCCCTCCCTTTATCACGGTTGACGGCAATCCCGCCCAGCCGGCAGGACTTAATACTGTAGGAATAATTCGTGCCGGCATCAGCGAGGAAACGCGCCGGACATTAAAAAGAGCCTACAAAATCCTCTACCTGTCCGGTCTGCGCCTTCCTGAGGCCATCGCTACTATGGAAAACCTGCTGTCCCCCTCCCCGGAACTCACCGCTCTTATCCATTTTTTGCGTCATACCGAACGGGGAATTTGCCGGGGCTCCGTTCAGCAGCGACAAAAACGCATCGCCAGTTCATCGATTGGCTAA
- a CDS encoding pyridoxamine 5'-phosphate oxidase family protein, whose product MDEVLAFLLDNRVFYLATVEGNVPKVRPFGFAMVFEGKLYFGTNNQKPVYRQLKDNPLFEISTTSQSGEWLRLSGKAVFDTTPQTKQAALEAMPTLKKMYSVDDTVFELFYVAEGEATFRDMKGSSRTVAL is encoded by the coding sequence ATGGATGAGGTTTTAGCGTTTTTATTGGACAATCGTGTGTTTTATCTGGCCACAGTGGAGGGAAATGTTCCGAAGGTGCGTCCTTTCGGTTTTGCCATGGTATTTGAGGGAAAGCTCTATTTTGGCACCAATAATCAAAAGCCTGTATACCGGCAGCTAAAGGACAATCCCCTGTTTGAGATCAGCACAACTTCGCAGAGTGGCGAATGGCTGCGACTCAGTGGCAAGGCCGTATTCGACACCACGCCCCAAACCAAGCAGGCGGCTTTGGAGGCTATGCCCACACTAAAGAAAATGTATAGTGTGGATGATACGGTTTTTGAACTTTTTTATGTTGCCGAAGGCGAAGCGACTTTCCGGGATATGAAGGGATCGTCCAGAACGGTTGCCTTATAA
- a CDS encoding MFS transporter gives MLSLPVFAINEGIENFLKAEGEKLDEFSLLSRNFVLLCLSGFLYFGSFYLLLPTIPQFVAGLGGTASQIGLVMGAFTLASVIFRPYFGKQADRYGRKRLMLLGAGCFAALFVLYGVTREILPLYGLRLLHGVAHGCYLAAAYAYIADLAPPKRRGEVIGVYGVANVIAMALFPAWGSLVIASSHDFSRLFTYSLIIAGLACTAVMFVDELKPEGTQVQKVSLKQVAKQPAVLVASFTFLTASTVYGTVITFLPVYAPQQGIANFGIFFTTYACFTLVSRVVAGKLSDRYGRKAVILPFLVLLALATGLLPFLSSERLLIVIGGCFGLGFGAFMPALNAFVVDRTLPHERASALAFFTAFMDIGITTGAVGLGIVGEHWGYGTMYGLGSLLVCLGMLLFALGSEKTRLPDAGE, from the coding sequence TTGTTAAGCTTACCTGTTTTTGCCATAAATGAAGGGATAGAAAATTTCTTGAAAGCGGAGGGGGAGAAATTGGACGAATTTAGTTTACTATCCAGAAATTTTGTGCTGCTTTGCCTGTCCGGCTTTTTGTATTTTGGCAGTTTTTACTTACTGTTGCCGACCATACCGCAGTTTGTGGCCGGTTTGGGCGGAACGGCCAGCCAGATTGGTCTGGTTATGGGCGCATTTACGCTGGCCTCCGTTATTTTTCGTCCCTATTTTGGCAAACAGGCCGACCGTTACGGCCGGAAACGGCTGATGCTGCTGGGCGCGGGCTGTTTTGCGGCGTTGTTCGTTCTGTACGGAGTTACGCGGGAGATTCTTCCCTTATATGGCCTCCGGCTGCTGCACGGCGTGGCTCATGGCTGTTATCTGGCTGCGGCTTACGCTTATATCGCCGACCTGGCACCACCGAAACGCCGGGGTGAGGTCATAGGGGTGTATGGCGTGGCCAATGTGATCGCCATGGCGTTGTTTCCGGCCTGGGGCAGTCTGGTGATTGCCAGCTCCCATGATTTTTCCCGGCTGTTTACCTATTCGCTGATAATTGCCGGCCTGGCCTGTACAGCCGTGATGTTTGTCGATGAATTGAAACCCGAAGGGACGCAGGTGCAAAAGGTAAGCCTCAAACAAGTGGCAAAACAGCCGGCTGTGCTGGTGGCCTCGTTTACCTTTCTCACTGCTTCCACCGTGTATGGCACGGTCATCACTTTCTTGCCTGTCTATGCGCCACAACAGGGTATTGCGAACTTTGGCATTTTTTTTACCACCTATGCCTGCTTTACGCTGGTCAGCCGGGTAGTGGCCGGCAAGCTGTCCGACCGCTACGGGCGGAAGGCCGTCATTCTGCCTTTCTTGGTACTCTTGGCTTTGGCTACCGGTCTTTTGCCCTTTTTAAGCAGTGAGCGGCTGCTTATCGTTATTGGCGGTTGTTTCGGCCTGGGCTTCGGCGCTTTCATGCCCGCCTTGAACGCCTTTGTGGTAGACCGGACTTTGCCGCATGAGCGGGCCAGCGCCCTTGCCTTTTTTACGGCTTTTATGGACATCGGTATTACTACCGGGGCAGTCGGGTTAGGCATTGTCGGTGAACATTGGGGCTACGGCACGATGTACGGACTGGGCAGCCTTCTGGTCTGTCTGGGCATGCTGCTGTTTGCTTTAGGATCGGAGAAAACGCGCTTGCCAGACGCCGGTGAATGA
- a CDS encoding MFS transporter translates to MGKLQNATAIRKVVLASLVGATIEWYDFFLYGVVAGIVFNKLYFPASDPLVATLLAYATFAVGFITRPLGGVIFGHFGDKIGRKSMLVMTLMIMGVSTVLIGLVPTYAQIGIWAPLLLLLLRVLQGIGLGGEWGGAVLMTFEYAPAGQKGYYASLPQIGLSIGLCLASGVVGLLSYVLTDAQFMSWGWRAAFLFSFILVVIGTWIRAHIAETPDFKQVKAAKEESRLPLADMWRQSSGNVLAGMGARYIDGVFFNIFGVFSISYLTQSLHISRTDALLGVMLAALVMCFFIPLFGHLSDRIGRAKIYWIGSLLTGLSVFPAFWLLANSSGNITAIWLAIIIPFGILYASVYGPEAALFAELFAARHRYTGISFVYQFSGIFASGLTPLIAAYLLQYNQGDPALICAYVLFSGLVSAASAYWIGSRQTKAVALKDSLSIANS, encoded by the coding sequence ATGGGAAAGTTACAAAATGCAACAGCCATAAGAAAGGTGGTATTGGCCAGCCTGGTGGGCGCCACTATCGAATGGTATGATTTTTTTCTGTACGGCGTAGTTGCCGGTATTGTATTCAATAAGCTGTATTTCCCCGCCAGCGATCCCCTGGTTGCCACCTTGCTGGCTTACGCCACCTTTGCCGTCGGTTTCATTACCCGTCCGTTAGGCGGCGTGATTTTCGGCCATTTTGGCGACAAAATCGGCCGGAAAAGCATGCTGGTCATGACGCTGATGATTATGGGAGTTTCCACCGTATTGATCGGTCTTGTCCCTACTTATGCCCAAATCGGCATCTGGGCCCCCCTGTTGTTGCTGCTGCTGCGAGTGCTGCAGGGTATCGGTCTGGGCGGCGAATGGGGCGGCGCTGTACTGATGACTTTTGAATATGCTCCAGCCGGCCAAAAGGGCTACTATGCCAGCCTGCCGCAAATCGGCCTCTCCATCGGTTTATGCCTGGCCTCAGGCGTCGTCGGGTTGCTATCCTACGTCCTAACCGACGCCCAGTTTATGAGCTGGGGTTGGCGGGCGGCCTTCCTGTTCAGCTTTATTCTGGTGGTCATCGGCACCTGGATACGCGCCCACATTGCCGAAACACCGGACTTTAAACAGGTAAAAGCGGCCAAGGAAGAATCCAGACTTCCCCTGGCCGATATGTGGCGCCAATCCTCCGGCAATGTCCTGGCCGGCATGGGAGCCCGCTACATCGACGGTGTATTCTTTAATATCTTCGGCGTATTTTCCATCAGTTATTTAACCCAGTCGCTTCATATCTCCCGGACCGATGCCTTGCTGGGAGTTATGCTGGCCGCGCTGGTCATGTGCTTCTTTATCCCCCTCTTCGGTCATCTGTCCGACCGCATCGGCCGCGCCAAAATCTATTGGATTGGCAGCCTGCTTACCGGCCTTTCCGTCTTTCCGGCCTTTTGGCTGCTAGCCAACAGTTCCGGTAATATAACGGCCATCTGGCTGGCCATCATTATCCCCTTCGGCATCCTCTACGCCTCGGTATACGGTCCGGAAGCCGCCCTGTTTGCCGAGCTGTTCGCCGCCCGACACCGCTATACCGGCATTTCCTTCGTCTATCAATTCTCCGGTATCTTCGCCAGTGGTCTGACGCCGCTGATTGCCGCCTACTTACTGCAATACAACCAGGGTGATCCGGCCCTGATCTGCGCCTATGTGCTCTTTTCCGGCCTGGTCAGCGCCGCAAGCGCCTACTGGATCGGTTCGCGCCAGACCAAAGCTGTCGCGTTGAAAGACTCTCTTAGCATTGCCAACTCATAA